In a genomic window of Diorhabda carinulata isolate Delta chromosome 8, icDioCari1.1, whole genome shotgun sequence:
- the LOC130897404 gene encoding serine protease 30-like, whose amino-acid sequence MTTLFVVADTSCGKRKITSRYGKIVGGENAIKGEFPWLVSLTRRGGHVCGGTVISEKFILTAGHCLCTGLNQGIFKPAALKVTMSQYDLTIKNSEAYQMNVKAITIHPGYVCSQPKDDIAILELEKVIHWSDSVGPACLPSEEESQAARNFVTVAGWGWTHEDSSKGQRATILQKAKLSLINMRDCREWYASQGKDIKIQDSHICAGYKQGEIDACWGDSGGPLMSNIDKNGNQTIVIGVVSTGIGCARPYLPGLYTRISDYISWIQKTIQK is encoded by the exons atgACAACACTTTTTGTAGTTGCTGATACAAGTTGCGGAAAACGGAAAATCACTTCTCGGTATGGTAAAATTGTTGGAGGAGAAAATGCAATAAAAGGGGAATTTCCATGGTTGGTGTCTTTGACAAGAAGAGGAGGGCATGTTTGTGGAGGAACAGTCATTTCTGAAAAGTTTATTCTAACTGCTGGGCATTGTCTATGCac tgGATTGAATCAAGGTATTTTCAAGCCAGCCGCTTTGAAAGTTACCATGTCACAATACGATCTAACTATAAAAAACAGTGAGGCATACCAAATGAACGTGAAAGCCATAACTATTCATCCAGGATACGTTTGTTCTCAACCGAAGGATGATATAGCTATACTGGAACTGGAAAAAGTGATTCATTGGTCAGACAGCGTAGGTCCTGCTTGTTTACCAAGTGAAGAAGAGTCCCAAGCTGCTAGGAATTTCGTAACTGTAGCTGGTTGGGGCTGGACACATGAGGATAGTAGTAAAG GACAGCGAGCCACCATTCTGCAAAAAGCAAAATTGAGCTTAATCAATATGAGAGATTGTCGAGAATGGTACGCATCGCAAggaaaagatataaaaattcaaGACAGTCATATTTGCGCAGGTTACAAACAAGGTGAAATCGATGCTTGTTGG GGAGATAGTGGTGGCCCTTTGATGTCAAATATCGATAAGAATGGAAACCAAACCATCGTAATTGGAGTGGTATCAACTGGAATAGGATGCGCAAGGCCTTATCTTCCTGGATTGTATACCAGAATTTCTGACTATATATCTTGGATCCAAAAgacaattcaaaaataa